In Gemmatimonadaceae bacterium, the following proteins share a genomic window:
- a CDS encoding ABC transporter permease: MRRLYRALLHLYPRRFSEEYGEELWRAFEQSARHRSTLGRLAAALSDVMPNAIAAHWDVLRHGAAAGTTWPAFGSDIRFAFRQIKAAPLVSGVVIAVLALGIGINAGLLTVLDIFVWQPAPGISRDASLARLLPRASRPNGRGEKSSTSLSYPEILELRERRDVFADVAGWTSLPLGVDLGAGAESMTTFFPTANLFRVLRVSLAAGAGFPDEADRSYVPSAIIPHSIWMTHFGGLPDVIGKTIRVMNQPFTIVGVAPPLFNGPDIQAFGQPAIWVPLGTRGSLAPSDARDVSARRTVAFRTVARLAPGVAPDDVARMTTATATRLAQLEPTRHASLTIDAVRLTAMRPGGDRTETIAGIALVAALIVVITCTNVSALLLGRAAARRREIAVRLALGATRRRLIRQMLTESLVHALLGATVALVLYAVVIKLAYATIPDIIYGLTPRLPTFLSAAALALVTTIVFGLAPALHATNADIGEAMKNSGSGSIQRSRVQTLFVVAQLACSQPVLVVTSLVLADLRASANENASRAPASVITMASTLMRPEHSAASESRDAVADLRAVQSIRDRLERVPAVLSVGLSTEGAGVSAEGEEGRSIVITGRADVAAGGGVPTRLHQLYVSSGYLATLGRPITRGRALTPDDDRAGSSAVVVNEAAASALWPGENPIGKRLSRQSDDGLQSTPLEVVGVVGRAPYEGEETEPTALVYAPLSTASGWWDARLAVRTAGDARATLPQLRAAIREVEPYAALGDISTLAERYAAQRQEAVQSNAAAFATGAAALVLASLGLYAIIAFAVAQRTREIGVRMAMGASPKRVVQEFFKNGVRVSAIGLAIGLPATVIGIRLVKASLFGFTIHNVAAVLVVVPMLIAVAGVASWLPARRAGRVDPLIALRAE; encoded by the coding sequence GTGAGGCGCCTCTATCGCGCGCTGCTCCATCTCTACCCACGACGCTTCAGCGAAGAATACGGCGAGGAGCTGTGGCGCGCTTTCGAGCAATCCGCGCGCCACCGCTCGACGCTCGGCCGGCTCGCGGCGGCGCTGAGCGACGTCATGCCGAACGCGATCGCCGCGCACTGGGATGTTCTGCGGCACGGCGCCGCCGCCGGAACGACCTGGCCCGCATTCGGGAGCGACATCCGCTTCGCATTTCGACAGATCAAGGCCGCGCCTCTCGTTTCCGGCGTCGTGATCGCCGTGCTTGCGCTCGGCATCGGGATCAACGCCGGTCTGCTCACCGTTCTCGACATCTTCGTGTGGCAGCCGGCGCCCGGCATTTCGCGCGACGCGTCGCTCGCGCGCCTGCTGCCTCGCGCGTCACGCCCCAACGGGCGGGGGGAGAAGAGCTCGACTTCCCTGTCGTACCCCGAGATTCTCGAGCTCCGGGAGCGGCGCGACGTCTTCGCGGATGTCGCCGGTTGGACGAGTCTACCCCTCGGGGTCGATTTGGGCGCCGGCGCCGAATCGATGACGACCTTTTTTCCGACAGCGAATTTGTTCCGCGTGCTTCGCGTGTCGCTCGCCGCCGGGGCCGGCTTTCCCGACGAAGCCGACCGATCGTACGTGCCATCCGCCATCATTCCGCACTCGATCTGGATGACGCACTTCGGCGGGTTGCCGGATGTGATCGGAAAGACGATCCGCGTGATGAATCAACCGTTCACCATCGTCGGCGTCGCCCCGCCGCTTTTCAACGGACCCGACATCCAGGCGTTCGGACAGCCGGCGATCTGGGTTCCCCTGGGCACACGCGGGTCGCTCGCGCCGAGCGATGCTCGAGATGTCTCGGCTCGGCGGACTGTGGCCTTCCGAACAGTCGCGCGGCTCGCGCCAGGCGTCGCGCCAGACGACGTCGCCCGGATGACGACAGCGACCGCGACGCGACTCGCGCAGCTCGAGCCGACGAGGCATGCGAGTCTAACGATCGACGCAGTACGACTCACCGCCATGCGCCCCGGTGGCGACCGGACGGAGACGATCGCCGGGATCGCGCTCGTTGCCGCGCTGATCGTCGTGATCACCTGCACCAACGTCAGCGCGCTGCTCCTCGGACGCGCGGCGGCGCGTCGCCGGGAGATCGCGGTCCGGCTCGCCCTCGGCGCGACGCGGCGCCGGCTCATTCGACAAATGCTGACGGAGTCGCTCGTCCACGCGCTGCTCGGCGCCACGGTCGCGCTCGTGTTGTATGCCGTGGTCATCAAGCTCGCGTACGCGACCATTCCCGACATCATTTATGGGTTGACGCCGCGGCTGCCGACGTTTCTCTCCGCGGCCGCGCTCGCGCTTGTGACGACGATCGTCTTCGGCCTCGCGCCCGCGCTGCACGCGACGAACGCCGACATCGGCGAGGCGATGAAGAACAGCGGGAGCGGCTCCATTCAGCGTTCGCGGGTGCAGACGTTGTTCGTCGTAGCGCAATTGGCGTGCAGCCAACCGGTGCTAGTCGTCACGTCGCTCGTGCTGGCGGACTTACGCGCGTCGGCAAACGAGAACGCGTCACGGGCGCCGGCGTCAGTGATCACGATGGCGTCGACGTTGATGAGGCCCGAGCATTCTGCGGCGTCTGAGAGTCGCGACGCCGTGGCGGATCTCCGTGCTGTGCAGTCGATTCGCGACCGACTCGAGCGCGTTCCGGCTGTGCTTTCGGTCGGCCTCAGCACGGAGGGCGCCGGCGTCAGCGCGGAGGGCGAGGAGGGAAGGTCGATCGTCATAACCGGGCGAGCGGACGTGGCGGCCGGCGGCGGAGTTCCGACGCGCCTTCATCAACTCTACGTGAGCTCGGGATACCTCGCGACGCTCGGACGGCCGATCACTCGCGGTCGCGCGCTCACTCCGGATGACGATCGCGCGGGTTCATCGGCCGTCGTCGTCAACGAGGCAGCGGCATCGGCTCTCTGGCCCGGTGAGAATCCAATAGGCAAACGTCTCTCACGCCAATCCGACGACGGACTGCAATCGACGCCGCTCGAGGTGGTCGGCGTGGTTGGCCGCGCTCCTTACGAGGGTGAAGAGACGGAACCGACCGCGCTGGTCTACGCGCCGCTTTCGACGGCCTCGGGTTGGTGGGACGCGAGACTTGCCGTGCGAACGGCAGGAGACGCTCGCGCGACGCTGCCACAGCTACGCGCCGCCATTCGCGAAGTAGAGCCCTACGCCGCCCTCGGCGACATCTCGACGCTGGCGGAGCGCTACGCGGCGCAGCGGCAAGAGGCGGTGCAGTCGAACGCCGCCGCGTTCGCGACCGGCGCCGCCGCGTTGGTGCTCGCGTCACTCGGTCTCTACGCGATCATCGCGTTCGCGGTCGCGCAGCGTACGCGGGAAATCGGCGTGCGCATGGCGATGGGCGCGAGCCCGAAGCGCGTGGTTCAGGAATTCTTCAAGAACGGCGTCCGCGTATCGGCGATCGGTCTCGCGATCGGACTGCCGGCGACGGTGATCGGCATCAGACTCGTCAAAGCAAGTCTCTTCGGATTCACGATTCACAACGTCGCCGCGGTGCTCGTCGTCGTGCCGATGCTCATCGCCGTGGCGGGGGTGGCGAGCTGGCTGCCGGCGCGGCGCGCCGGGCGAGTCGACCCGCTGATCGCGTTGCGGGCCGAATAG
- a CDS encoding NPCBM/NEW2 domain-containing protein: MANISRSAKAASFVTGTALLFTIAAAGPRRADVPLASLDLAKMKVQPGGGRGTPQTVAQANKSIDGNPIHIGGREFASGVGTRANSVLFVQLNGGADHFSALVGADDNPIPPPPNAAPGAQPPAPPPPTPIIFRALGDGRVLHVSKPVSRGDAPEPFDVDLRGIKTLVLQVTQVDVVRAVTANWADAKFTVNGATPTAIDIPVEPREILTPKPGPAPRINGPSLTGVTPGHDVLYKIPATGSVPIAYGATNLPKGLRLDPATGIIRGTIAARGRYPVTFTAKNSAGSASKPFTFVAEGQLALTPAMGWNSWNAYGRAVSDSLARAAADAMVSKGLIDHGWTYVNLDDGWERSARESDPLFEGAVRAEDGTMLTNKKFPNMKALGDYIHGKGLKFGIYSGPGPTTCQRLEASWQHEVQDFRTYADWGVDYLKYDWCSYSSVLAPGETNQQLPVLKRPYQVARSALDQVSRDIVFSLCQYGWGNVWEWGAEPGIAGNSWRTTGDITDTWESMAGIGFQQVGHSKYASPGHWNDPDMLVIGKVGWGPRLRDSRLTPNEQYVHITLWTLLASPLLLGNDLTQMDDFELNLVTNDEVLAVHQDPLGKPADRISKKDMLEVWARPLADGSFAVGLFNRDEMDMNVSVSWSELGITGRRIVRDLWRQKDLGAFDGGFSSVVPRHGTVFVRIAK; encoded by the coding sequence ATGGCCAATATCTCACGCTCGGCGAAGGCCGCGTCGTTCGTCACCGGAACCGCGCTGCTGTTCACCATCGCCGCGGCCGGACCACGCCGCGCCGACGTCCCGCTCGCATCGCTCGACCTCGCGAAGATGAAAGTGCAGCCGGGCGGCGGACGCGGGACGCCTCAGACTGTCGCGCAAGCGAACAAGAGCATCGATGGGAATCCGATTCACATCGGGGGCAGGGAATTCGCGAGCGGCGTCGGCACACGCGCCAACAGCGTCCTCTTCGTCCAGCTGAACGGCGGCGCCGACCACTTCTCGGCGCTCGTCGGCGCGGATGACAATCCCATTCCCCCGCCACCCAACGCGGCCCCTGGGGCTCAACCGCCGGCGCCGCCGCCACCCACACCCATCATCTTCCGCGCCTTGGGCGACGGACGTGTGCTGCACGTCAGCAAGCCGGTGTCGCGCGGCGACGCACCCGAGCCGTTTGACGTCGACCTGCGCGGCATCAAGACGCTCGTTCTGCAAGTCACGCAGGTGGACGTCGTCCGCGCCGTCACGGCCAACTGGGCCGACGCCAAGTTCACCGTCAATGGCGCCACGCCGACGGCGATCGACATTCCCGTCGAACCGCGTGAGATTCTGACGCCAAAACCAGGACCGGCTCCGCGCATCAACGGTCCGTCACTCACCGGCGTCACACCCGGCCACGACGTTCTCTACAAGATTCCGGCGACCGGATCGGTGCCGATCGCCTACGGTGCGACGAATCTTCCCAAAGGACTCCGGCTCGATCCGGCGACTGGAATCATTCGCGGCACGATTGCCGCGCGCGGCCGCTATCCCGTCACGTTCACCGCGAAGAATTCCGCGGGTTCCGCGTCGAAGCCGTTTACGTTCGTCGCGGAAGGACAGCTCGCGCTCACACCGGCGATGGGTTGGAACAGCTGGAACGCCTACGGCCGCGCGGTCAGCGATTCACTCGCCCGTGCAGCCGCCGACGCGATGGTCTCGAAGGGGCTCATCGACCACGGTTGGACGTACGTCAACCTCGACGACGGGTGGGAGCGGAGCGCCCGCGAGTCCGATCCGCTGTTCGAGGGTGCCGTGCGTGCCGAAGATGGCACGATGCTCACGAACAAGAAGTTCCCGAACATGAAAGCCCTCGGGGACTACATCCATGGTAAGGGACTCAAGTTCGGGATCTACTCCGGACCGGGTCCCACGACGTGTCAGCGCCTCGAGGCGAGTTGGCAGCACGAAGTTCAGGATTTTAGAACGTACGCCGACTGGGGCGTGGACTATCTCAAGTACGACTGGTGCAGCTACTCGAGCGTGCTCGCGCCCGGCGAAACGAACCAGCAGCTCCCGGTCCTCAAGCGTCCATATCAAGTCGCACGGTCAGCGCTCGACCAGGTGTCGCGCGACATCGTCTTTTCACTGTGCCAATACGGTTGGGGCAACGTTTGGGAGTGGGGTGCCGAGCCGGGCATCGCCGGCAATTCGTGGCGCACGACGGGCGACATCACCGACACCTGGGAGAGCATGGCCGGCATCGGATTCCAGCAGGTCGGCCACTCGAAGTACGCGTCGCCGGGACACTGGAACGATCCCGACATGCTCGTCATCGGCAAAGTCGGCTGGGGTCCGCGTCTCCGCGATTCGCGTCTCACGCCGAACGAACAGTATGTGCACATCACGCTCTGGACGCTGCTCGCGTCGCCGCTCTTGCTCGGCAACGACCTCACGCAGATGGATGACTTCGAGCTCAACCTCGTGACCAACGACGAGGTGCTCGCGGTGCACCAAGACCCGCTCGGCAAACCCGCGGACCGCATCTCGAAGAAGGACATGCTCGAGGTGTGGGCGCGCCCGCTCGCTGATGGATCGTTTGCCGTCGGTCTCTTCAACCGCGACGAGATGGACATGAACGTCTCGGTGTCGTGGAGCGAGTTGGGAATCACCGGCCGGCGCATCGTGCGAGATCTCTGGCGGCAAAAGGATCTCGGCGCGTTCGACGGCGGGTTCTCGAGCGTCGTGCCGCGGCATGGGACCGTCTTCGTGAGAATCGCGAAGTAG